The Sulfitobacter sp. S223 genome has a window encoding:
- a CDS encoding glycosyltransferase family 2 protein: MTPLLSVIIPVWCRPEKIRRAIASVASSPQIEVIVVDDGSPDNTAQAAREAMSHAGHGGQVLVQQNSGPGAARNTGADIAIGRYIAFLDSDDVWFPHTLPNLLDTLAHPEAKALNFLQNTTFEADEMPPHPIGGNSTLSHYVGFRDAALHARDIRLGSGCCVILRELFHAHGGFDPDLRASEDTDLFLRLPADCGCDLLRDAPLVGIEAGADDRLSTDLEQMRIGLAHLLAQARKGAYPNSADPHLARILAQSISYTTRKAFGAGRPGMAYALYFRHLPKLLRAHAWHWTIRLPLLPLLSVLRPGRYALK; this comes from the coding sequence ATGACCCCCCTTCTTTCCGTTATTATTCCAGTCTGGTGCCGACCTGAAAAGATCCGCCGTGCGATCGCTTCGGTCGCCAGTAGCCCGCAAATCGAAGTCATTGTAGTTGATGACGGATCGCCGGATAATACGGCGCAAGCTGCGCGTGAAGCGATGTCACATGCAGGACACGGCGGGCAGGTGCTGGTTCAACAGAATTCAGGACCGGGAGCAGCTCGAAACACAGGAGCAGACATCGCAATCGGTCGCTATATCGCATTTTTGGATAGCGATGATGTCTGGTTTCCGCACACGCTGCCGAACCTTCTCGACACGCTGGCCCACCCCGAAGCCAAAGCTCTGAACTTTTTGCAAAATACGACATTTGAAGCAGATGAAATGCCACCTCACCCGATTGGAGGGAATTCCACATTGTCCCACTACGTCGGCTTTCGAGACGCTGCGCTACATGCCCGTGATATTAGGCTGGGATCAGGTTGCTGCGTGATACTGAGAGAGCTTTTTCATGCGCATGGCGGCTTTGATCCGGACCTTCGCGCAAGCGAAGACACCGACCTATTTCTCAGGCTGCCGGCGGATTGCGGATGCGATCTTTTGCGTGATGCTCCTTTGGTTGGCATTGAGGCTGGAGCAGACGATAGGCTGAGCACCGACTTGGAGCAGATGAGGATCGGTCTGGCTCATCTCCTCGCTCAGGCTCGGAAAGGTGCCTACCCGAATTCGGCAGATCCTCACCTTGCGCGTATTCTGGCGCAATCGATTAGCTATACGACCCGAAAAGCGTTTGGTGCGGGCCGTCCCGGAATGGCTTACGCTCTCTATTTTAGACATTTGCCAAAGCTTTTGCGCGCGCATGCTTGGCATTGGACAATCAGGCTACCTTTGCTGCCACTACTGTCTGTCTTGCGGCCCGGCCGCTACGCTCTGAAGTAA
- a CDS encoding lipopolysaccharide biosynthesis protein produces the protein MSVIVWVYQFLLARIPADEFAVYPVVAAIMVMAPLFFTSFTGGITRNALDAYAKGDGLAVTRIVSSILPLIWLMTGIFLPLGALLAFNIDHVLNIPDDMVWQAGLMMALLVLAFAVQMVLVPFQIGFHIHQRFVEMNLIMLGREVLRLLLLLGLMFGFGAQVIWVVVASFLADTVCAVALALRSRALVPELRFRRELVDRVEARGLVSFGLWTSLGQLGNVMYTHAATIVLNLYGTPQDVTVYFIGATIFRQLQALIQVATQPLLPAITAMQALDERKRLSRTMNRGARYGLWVALLPGVALTVYAKDFIVLYVGTDYAQAAVVLMLFMAILPFDRATTLLPMTCIAMAKVREFFLPAFLYQLLGLVLMVVLAGPLKLGAIGVTLALAAITIGSQLTYYWNLNLKITQSNLREFAGTVLWPGWLPGAVAALVWVGLATIEPVSSWLQLFGYGVLGGVVYVAVVLTVGLETSEWMRLKAVIVRRTSRVKRGPEK, from the coding sequence TTGTCTGTAATTGTATGGGTTTATCAGTTTTTACTGGCAAGGATTCCAGCTGATGAATTTGCGGTCTATCCGGTGGTGGCTGCAATCATGGTGATGGCCCCGCTTTTCTTCACTTCGTTCACAGGTGGCATTACCCGAAATGCGCTAGATGCCTATGCCAAGGGCGATGGATTAGCCGTTACGCGGATCGTTTCGTCAATTCTGCCGTTGATATGGCTGATGACGGGAATCTTTCTGCCTTTGGGGGCTTTGCTTGCGTTCAACATTGATCATGTCCTGAACATACCCGATGACATGGTTTGGCAGGCGGGCCTGATGATGGCGCTGCTGGTGTTGGCCTTCGCAGTACAGATGGTGCTGGTCCCCTTTCAGATCGGCTTTCATATTCACCAGAGATTTGTGGAGATGAATCTGATCATGTTGGGCCGCGAGGTCCTTAGATTACTGTTATTGCTGGGCTTGATGTTCGGGTTCGGGGCGCAGGTCATATGGGTAGTGGTGGCTTCGTTTCTTGCCGATACGGTTTGTGCCGTCGCGTTGGCGCTGCGGTCCCGCGCACTGGTTCCCGAACTGCGGTTCCGCCGCGAATTGGTAGACCGAGTTGAGGCGCGGGGGCTGGTTTCATTCGGGCTTTGGACATCGCTCGGGCAGCTCGGCAATGTTATGTACACCCATGCGGCTACAATCGTGCTGAACCTTTACGGCACGCCGCAGGATGTAACCGTCTACTTCATTGGGGCAACAATTTTCCGGCAATTGCAGGCTTTGATTCAGGTTGCGACGCAGCCGCTTTTGCCAGCGATTACAGCGATGCAGGCCCTTGATGAGCGCAAGAGGCTTTCGCGGACTATGAATCGGGGGGCGCGTTATGGCCTTTGGGTGGCATTGTTGCCGGGGGTCGCGTTGACCGTATATGCCAAAGACTTCATTGTGCTGTACGTTGGCACTGATTACGCACAGGCTGCTGTGGTGCTGATGCTGTTCATGGCAATTTTACCTTTCGACAGGGCAACGACCCTGCTGCCAATGACGTGTATTGCAATGGCAAAGGTAAGAGAGTTCTTCTTGCCCGCGTTTTTGTATCAGCTTCTAGGTCTCGTCCTCATGGTCGTTCTGGCAGGGCCATTGAAGCTGGGGGCAATCGGGGTCACGCTCGCTTTGGCTGCAATTACCATTGGATCACAGCTCACCTATTATTGGAATCTTAACCTAAAAATTACGCAGTCCAATCTTCGAGAATTTGCGGGGACTGTGCTTTGGCCGGGCTGGTTGCCGGGGGCCGTTGCCGCCTTGGTTTGGGTAGGACTGGCAACGATTGAGCCCGTTTCAAGCTGGCTTCAGCTTTTCGGCTACGGTGTGTTGGGCGGTGTGGTTTATGTTGCTGTTGTGCTGACTGTTGGTCTTGAAACGTCCGAATGGATGCGGCTGAAGGCTGTGATCGTCCGGCGAACCTCCCGTGTAAAAAGAGGACCGGAAAAATGA
- a CDS encoding nucleotide sugar dehydrogenase, whose protein sequence is MKVIIFGLGYVGFTAGCCIASQGHTVVGIDVNDKKVAAINNGEAPIIEPKVTELLRDARAANTFQADTQIGSHLDGADLVLVCVGTPSAPEGAHNMRYIAEVTRQIAQTVQERDLSGLSVAYRSTIRPGTIHELILPIINSIVTDTNPPRIEVVYNPEFLREGSAVDDYFAPPKIVTGTKDSTPNATMTALNEGIDAPRFTVGFREAEITKFVDNSWHALKVAFANEVGRTCLANDISAKQVHEIFVSDTKLNISPYYLRPGGAFGGSCLPKDVRALQYIAADTGVNLPMINSLLRSNAAHKHALFDWAVAGLDQGARILMVGLAFKAGTDDLRESPHVDLARKIMAAGHTLDVFDPAVKADMLVGANLGYAFSALPMLNRLLVDRDQIAAAKYDRVLVNNATVEQLQMPEGVDVIDLGTLP, encoded by the coding sequence ATGAAAGTTATTATCTTCGGACTTGGATACGTGGGCTTCACCGCTGGCTGCTGCATTGCATCTCAAGGACACACGGTCGTCGGAATCGACGTTAACGACAAGAAAGTCGCTGCGATCAACAATGGCGAAGCTCCCATTATTGAACCAAAGGTGACAGAGCTTTTGCGCGACGCACGCGCAGCCAATACGTTTCAGGCAGACACCCAGATAGGATCTCATCTGGATGGCGCCGATCTTGTCCTTGTTTGCGTTGGCACACCGTCAGCCCCGGAGGGCGCGCACAATATGCGCTATATCGCTGAGGTAACGCGCCAGATCGCTCAGACCGTGCAGGAACGCGATTTATCGGGGTTGTCTGTGGCTTACCGGTCAACCATCCGGCCAGGCACGATCCATGAGCTGATTTTACCAATCATCAATTCTATTGTTACCGATACAAATCCCCCCCGGATTGAAGTTGTCTATAATCCGGAGTTCCTGCGCGAAGGCAGCGCTGTCGATGACTACTTCGCCCCGCCCAAGATCGTGACTGGCACCAAGGACAGCACCCCGAACGCAACGATGACTGCCCTGAACGAGGGCATCGATGCGCCCCGTTTCACCGTCGGATTTCGCGAAGCAGAGATAACGAAGTTCGTAGACAATTCATGGCATGCATTGAAGGTCGCATTTGCGAACGAAGTCGGGCGGACCTGTCTGGCAAACGACATTTCTGCCAAGCAAGTTCATGAAATATTCGTCTCCGACACCAAACTGAACATCTCACCCTATTACCTGCGGCCAGGGGGCGCTTTTGGCGGATCCTGTCTTCCCAAAGATGTGCGTGCGCTGCAATATATCGCTGCCGATACGGGCGTGAATTTGCCGATGATCAATAGCCTGCTGCGCTCGAATGCTGCGCACAAGCACGCTCTGTTCGACTGGGCGGTCGCGGGTCTGGATCAGGGCGCACGGATCCTGATGGTAGGGCTGGCATTCAAGGCAGGCACTGACGATCTGCGCGAAAGCCCACATGTAGACCTAGCCAGAAAGATCATGGCGGCAGGTCACACGCTGGATGTTTTCGATCCAGCTGTTAAGGCCGATATGCTTGTCGGCGCCAATCTGGGATATGCGTTTAGCGCGTTGCCCATGCTCAACCGATTGCTCGTCGACCGCGATCAGATTGCCGCAGCGAAATACGACCGCGTTTTGGTCAACAATGCCACTGTAGAACAACTACAGATGCCTGAGGGCGTAGACGTCATTGATTTGGGGACACTGCCATGA
- a CDS encoding glycosyltransferase family 4 protein: MTVTTPRMDAARRDRPLEGRNVLMIVENLPVPFDRRVWQECRTLKAAGANVSVICPTGRGHDSRFETIDGIEIHRHPLPFDASGPFGYIVEYTAALFHELRLAIKVWRRQRFDTIQGCNPPDLIFLVALPFKLWGCRYIFDHHDINPELYEAKFGKRGFFWKLMIWFERLTFGAADVVISTNESYRQIAIERGGKEPEDVFIVRSGPDLTKLKPLPPNQKWRNGRQFMVGYVGVMGAQEGLDLLLEGARVAVLERGEDIQFVLVGGGSALDEMRQMSTNLGLADYVTFTGRAPDNDLFEVLSTADLCVNPDRVNPMNDKSTMNKVLEYMAFSKAQVQFDVTEGRRSAQDASAYADANDPLDLADRMIALLHDPETCAQMGESGRRRIETELSWDHQVDTLISAYQRAQRKNG; encoded by the coding sequence ATGACGGTAACGACCCCTCGCATGGATGCAGCACGGCGTGACAGACCACTCGAAGGCCGTAATGTGCTGATGATTGTTGAAAACCTGCCCGTGCCATTTGACCGACGCGTATGGCAGGAATGCCGTACACTGAAGGCGGCAGGGGCAAATGTTTCTGTGATTTGTCCGACTGGCCGAGGCCACGACAGCCGTTTCGAAACCATCGATGGGATTGAAATCCACCGGCACCCCCTACCTTTCGATGCCTCGGGTCCGTTCGGCTATATCGTCGAATATACAGCCGCGCTGTTTCACGAATTACGCTTAGCAATAAAGGTCTGGCGTCGACAACGTTTTGACACGATCCAAGGATGCAATCCTCCCGATCTGATCTTCCTAGTTGCGCTTCCCTTCAAGCTATGGGGATGTCGCTATATTTTCGACCACCATGACATCAACCCCGAACTTTACGAGGCCAAATTCGGGAAGCGCGGGTTTTTCTGGAAACTGATGATATGGTTTGAACGCCTGACATTTGGTGCTGCAGACGTCGTTATTTCAACCAATGAATCCTACCGCCAGATTGCGATCGAACGCGGCGGAAAAGAGCCCGAAGACGTGTTCATCGTCCGCTCTGGCCCTGACCTAACCAAACTTAAACCGCTTCCACCGAACCAGAAATGGCGCAACGGGCGGCAGTTTATGGTTGGTTACGTGGGCGTCATGGGCGCGCAGGAAGGACTGGATCTTTTGCTAGAAGGTGCGCGCGTCGCTGTACTTGAACGCGGCGAAGACATACAGTTTGTCCTTGTTGGGGGCGGATCGGCGCTGGACGAAATGCGACAGATGAGCACCAATCTGGGATTGGCAGATTACGTCACCTTCACCGGACGCGCCCCCGACAACGACTTGTTTGAAGTCCTGTCCACCGCAGATTTATGCGTCAACCCCGACCGGGTTAATCCAATGAACGACAAATCCACCATGAACAAAGTGCTTGAATACATGGCGTTTTCCAAAGCCCAAGTGCAGTTCGACGTTACCGAAGGACGCAGGTCAGCGCAGGATGCATCGGCGTATGCTGACGCCAATGATCCCTTGGATTTAGCCGACCGGATGATTGCGCTGTTACACGATCCTGAAACATGCGCCCAGATGGGAGAAAGTGGTAGACGCCGCATTGAAACGGAACTCAGCTGGGATCATCAGGTCGACACGCTTATCTCAGCTTATCAACGGGCACAGAGAAAAAATGGCTAA
- a CDS encoding glycosyltransferase produces the protein MNKNSAVDGSIVLSIALPVYNGENYLDDAIRSILGQTIRDFELIICDNASTDNTEAICRSWIERDPRIVYCRHPSNLGAAPNFNSGFRLAKGRYFKWAAHDDILESGYLKACIDLLDSDSRIVMAHTGTRFIDETGTVIHEYDRETGAFDSVDPLDRFSAAIDEGHYCVTVFGVVRREILAQTSLIASFVGSDRSLIAEISLRGRICHVLEPLFLSRDHTDRSVRALDIDERGAWFDASSKVRSDWHNWRMLYHHLRVLVQSPLPLLQKIAGLGRIARWAWRWKRRLLSDFRRR, from the coding sequence ATGAATAAGAACAGTGCTGTAGATGGCAGCATAGTATTAAGCATCGCGCTGCCAGTCTATAATGGCGAGAACTATCTGGATGATGCAATCCGCTCTATCCTTGGGCAAACCATCCGGGATTTTGAGTTGATAATTTGCGATAACGCTTCGACCGACAATACCGAAGCAATTTGTCGCTCCTGGATCGAACGCGATCCTCGCATTGTTTATTGTCGCCACCCCTCGAATCTCGGTGCTGCGCCGAACTTCAATTCGGGTTTCCGCCTCGCAAAGGGACGCTATTTCAAATGGGCTGCCCATGATGACATCTTAGAGTCCGGATATCTGAAAGCGTGCATAGATTTGCTGGATTCTGATTCACGCATAGTGATGGCTCATACCGGCACTCGTTTCATTGATGAGACTGGAACGGTAATCCACGAGTACGATCGCGAAACAGGGGCATTTGACAGTGTCGACCCGCTTGATCGATTTTCGGCCGCTATCGACGAGGGGCACTACTGTGTTACGGTTTTTGGCGTCGTGCGTAGAGAGATTTTGGCGCAGACGAGCCTCATTGCCAGTTTCGTAGGCTCGGATCGCAGTCTGATTGCAGAAATTTCACTGCGCGGTCGTATCTGCCATGTGCTTGAGCCTCTGTTCCTGTCGCGGGATCACACGGATCGATCGGTGCGCGCATTGGATATTGACGAGCGCGGTGCATGGTTTGACGCCAGCAGTAAGGTGCGTAGTGACTGGCACAACTGGCGGATGCTGTATCATCATCTGCGTGTCTTGGTTCAATCCCCATTGCCCTTGCTGCAAAAGATCGCAGGACTAGGCCGAATAGCGCGTTGGGCATGGAGGTGGAAACGGCGATTGCTGTCCGATTTCCGCAGGCGCTAG
- a CDS encoding glycosyltransferase family A protein produces MQISIIIPVYNRADRIAATIRSIGLASHPQCELIVVDDGSSDESASVACATLDQDGLGSRSQVLRQLNGGPGSARNAAAAKATGQFLAFLDSDDRWLPWTVPAISDAINQHPLVPILFLQTVDVAPDEDIADLSNSEPVKALEFADYTAAATAQWGLRYGACNLVMRRDVFLSIGGFSSTERNAEDSDLILRSAGFGPCVVLTRCPLVVHAKGSEDALTADLDGGIRGLEFCLSQYRSGEYPDTVVSPLRIFAWSAITLIRKAFKAGEVRRAYSLLARYSWIICRGGAARKLVRLVLTPALVRAP; encoded by the coding sequence GTGCAAATTTCTATCATAATACCGGTCTATAATCGTGCGGATAGAATAGCAGCGACGATCAGGAGCATTGGGCTGGCCAGCCATCCCCAATGTGAATTGATCGTTGTGGATGATGGGTCATCCGACGAGAGCGCCAGTGTGGCATGCGCGACGCTAGATCAAGACGGGCTCGGGTCAAGATCACAAGTGCTGAGGCAGCTCAATGGTGGCCCGGGAAGCGCTCGCAATGCCGCGGCTGCGAAGGCGACCGGGCAGTTTTTAGCATTCCTTGACAGTGACGATCGCTGGCTTCCCTGGACAGTTCCAGCGATTTCCGATGCTATTAACCAACACCCGCTTGTGCCCATCCTGTTTCTTCAGACCGTCGATGTCGCGCCCGATGAGGATATTGCCGACCTATCAAACAGCGAGCCCGTAAAGGCCTTGGAGTTTGCCGATTATACGGCTGCGGCGACAGCGCAATGGGGATTGAGATATGGCGCGTGCAATCTGGTGATGCGCCGAGATGTCTTCCTTTCCATCGGTGGCTTCTCCTCGACGGAACGTAATGCCGAGGACAGCGATTTGATCCTGCGTTCTGCGGGCTTCGGTCCCTGTGTCGTTCTAACAAGGTGCCCGCTGGTCGTTCATGCAAAAGGAAGCGAAGATGCGCTTACAGCCGATTTGGACGGTGGGATACGAGGGCTGGAATTCTGCCTGTCGCAATATCGCTCAGGCGAGTACCCGGATACAGTTGTAAGCCCGCTGCGCATCTTCGCCTGGAGCGCAATCACCCTCATTCGCAAAGCCTTCAAAGCCGGAGAGGTGCGCCGCGCCTACAGCCTTCTGGCGCGATATTCTTGGATCATATGCCGGGGAGGTGCGGCGCGGAAACTGGTGCGGCTTGTCCTTACGCCAGCGTTGGTGCGTGCCCCATGA